A window of the Arachis duranensis cultivar V14167 chromosome 5, aradu.V14167.gnm2.J7QH, whole genome shotgun sequence genome harbors these coding sequences:
- the LOC107490444 gene encoding strigolactone esterase D14, with protein MIAEKGLSSALNARIIGSGRETIVLAHGYGTEQSIWDKIIAPMFDDDNNNYKVVLFDWPFSAAVEDQSLYDPNKYSSLEPFADDLITLMTEMNLKDANFVGHSMSGMIGCLASIKRPDLFKRLLLIAASPRYTNIDDYEGGFTSSDIEDLLKNIESNYENWVSAFSLGVVDPNDMASVNKFRDCLQRMRGEVALSLAKTVFCSDYRDILEKVETPCTIIQTSSDMVVPRSVAQYMEKKIKGKATLEIIDTNGHFPQLTAHLDLVKVLNGVLGFGFNQI; from the exons ATGATAGCAGAGAAGGGGCTATCAAGTGCTCTAAATGCAAGAATAATAGGATCAGGAAGAGAGACCATAGTTCTTGCACATGGTTATGGGACAGAGCAGTCAATATGGGACAAGATCATAGCACCCATGTTTGATGATGACAACAACAATTACAAGGTTGTTCTGTTTGATTGGCCTTTCTCTGCTGCTGTGGAGGATCAAAGCCTCTATGACCCAAATAAGTATTCTTCACTGGAACCCTTTGCTGATGACTTGATCACTTTGATGACTGAGATGAACCTTAAAGATGCAAACTTTGTTGGCCATTCCATGTCTGGCATGATTGGTTGCTTGGCCTCCATTAAAAGACCTGATCTCTTCAAAAGGCTTCTTCTCATTGCTGCTTCCCCAAG GTATACAAACATAGATGACTATGAAGGTGGCTTCACAAGCTCAGACATTGAAGATTTATTGAAGAACATAGAATCCAACTATGAAAATTGGGTTTCAGCATTCTCCTTAGGAGTAGTGGATCCAAATGATATGGCCTCAGTGAACAAATTCAGAGACTGCTTGCAAAGAATGAGAGGTGAAGTTGCACTCTCACTTGCTAAAACAGTGTTTTGCAGTGACTATAGAGATATTCTTGAGAAAGTTGAGACACCATGTACCATAATTCAAACCTCTAGTGACATGGTTGTTCCACGTAGTGTAGCTCAATACATGGAGAAAAAGATTAAAGGAAAAGCTACATTGGAGATCATAGATACTAATGGGCACTTTCCTCAGTTAACTGCACACCTTGATCTAGTTAAGGTGCTTAATGGGGTTCTAGGCTTTGGCTTCAATCAAATTTAG
- the LOC107490443 gene encoding nudix hydrolase 20, chloroplastic gives MGWCLCKCRPLSTFSSLLYSSKPSLPFPSTFLPSSSIKSSFFSCSISSSSALATGTFTWEDVFRVSQSAEEEEENNSSYLHGYFHKVQLCNRGSGKQSEFLPFVIEGQTVGFIHAGFVENFKSFNDVFVYIKDNSNGGSVGEFFSLHPMLKTAEERTSAVAYVIKCLGEKHIPGIRNELYPVVSSFGSPVLFSLERAAAPYFGIKAYGIHMNGYVEIDGQKHLWVGKRSNTKQTYPGMLDHLVAGGLPHGINCKENVAKECEEEAGIPRSISIRAKPVSAVSYMDIDGYRYKRDVLFCYDLKLPENFIPKNEDGEVESFKLIPIRQVAEVIRKTQFYKPNCALVVIDFLFRHGYITPENFGYLDLLRSLRIGECS, from the exons ATGGGTTGGTGCTTATGTAAGTGTCGACCCTTGTCAACGTTTTCTTCACTCTTGTACTCCTCAAAACCCTCTCTCCCCTTTCCCTCCACtttccttccttcttcttccatcaaatccagcttcttttcttgttcaatttcttcttcttctgcgtTAGCCACTGGAACCTTCACTTGGGAAGATGTGTTTCGCGTATCTCAAtctgcagaagaagaagaagaaaacaactcTTCCTATCTCCATGGCTACTTCCACAAAGTCCAATTGTGCAATCGTGGCTCT GGGAAACAATCTGAGTTCCTTCCATTTGTCATTGAGGGTCAAACTGTTGGATTCATTCACGCTGG GTTTGTTGAGAATTTCAAGAGCTTTAACGACGTGTTCGTTTATATCAAAGATAACTCCAATGGAGGCTCCGTTGGTGAATTTTTTTCCTTGCATCCAATGCTGAAGACGGCCGAGGAAAGAACCAGTGCGGTCGCATATGTAATAAAGTGTTTGGGTGAGAAGCATATTCCAGGTATACGGAATGAG CTCTACCCTGTGGTATCATCTTTTGGCTCACCCGTTCTCTTTTCATTAGAACGTGCTGCAGCTCCGTATTTTGGCATAAAG GCTTATGGAATCCATATGAATGGCTATGTTGAGATCGATGGGCAGAAGCACCTGTGGGTAGGGAAGAGAAGTAACACAAAACAAACATATCCCGGAATGCTCGATCACCTAGTTGCTGGAGGACTG CCGCATGGAATCAATTGTAAGGAGAATGTTGCGAAGGAATGCGAGGAGGAAGCAGGAATACCCAGGTCCATCTCTATCAG GGCTAAACCTGTCAGTGCTGTTTCATATATGGACATAGATGGATACAGATACAAGAGGGATGTTCTATTCTGTTATGATCTGAAGCTTCCTGAAAATTTCATACCGAAAAATGAAG ATGGAGAGGTGGAGAGCTTCAAGTTGATACCAATTAGGCAAGTTGCAGAAGTTATAAGGAAGACGCAATTTTACAAGCCGAATTGCGCTCTTGTAGTCATCGATTTCCTGTTCCGACACGG GTACATCACTCCTGAAAATTTTGGATACTTGGATCTCCTAAGAAGCTTAAGAATAGGAGAGTGCTCCTAA